The Molothrus ater isolate BHLD 08-10-18 breed brown headed cowbird chromosome 1, BPBGC_Mater_1.1, whole genome shotgun sequence genome includes a window with the following:
- the LOC118694955 gene encoding LOW QUALITY PROTEIN: mycocerosic acid synthase-like (The sequence of the model RefSeq protein was modified relative to this genomic sequence to represent the inferred CDS: inserted 3 bases in 3 codons), protein MHNCWTGLTVLLSCAAXEMEIETADEVAIVGIGCNFPGGDGIDNFWKVLVEGKNCTVEIPPERFNTKEWYDADGNKPGKICTTRAALLDEFNSFDNHLFGINNMEAERMDPQQKLLMECTYKALEDAGVPVESISGSKTGVFIGLMNRDYEIITSRAVSEINHYDGTGTAMSIAANRVSFTFNLTGPSLTVDTACSSFLFALHYALQAIKSGDCEAAICGGVNCIIDPRTFVSLTKAKMISPEGISKPFSKKADGYGRGEGCGVVFLKPLKKAKEDYSKIWGVINISAVNQNGRSITPITRPSQIEQEKLLRSIYGSRVDPSVVQYIEAHGTGTAAGDPTEAESLGNVISKTRCSRVSILKIGSVKGNIGHTESAAGAAGLIKVLLMMHHGKIVPSLHYSKEMSSIDTEKLNLAVATAVEPWEESSEYGRVAGINCFGFGGTNAHVVVRQVKQPEPLPAFKKPLELVLLSAASPKSLQMTMADTAEQLSARNSVTLPSLAYTSACRRSHASYRYRKAFVTNSLQHLQQELRLAASTEPAISKAEPQLVFVFCGNGVTLKEFSEALLSSEPVFRDKCXEIEDLFQQHAAISLLPARNHSPKDLLNPEFSQPLLFALQVAVASLLKHWGIKPVAVVGHSVGEVAAAHIAGYLSLADAVKVIYHRSRLQAKTPSGRMLVVGNVPVEEIAERLHPYSGKVCIAAFNSPISCTLSGSVEAVEAVQRELAEAFRQRNIFLHVLNVPAAYHSPSMDMILGELEEQIEPLEKQKGEMEVISTLTGVAASENDFSQGKFWAQHTREPVAFTRAIQTAARGRENVVFVEISPHRALQRSIKETLGKGTKVFSSLQTDAEYQTLFTLVGNLFELGFNPNWQHFYNGYQSVPVAIPQYQFDRQKLMNCLGIHQQANQRGVSASHSLIYGINSDNLEFGCLVSQETTPYLYEHKNNGVALVPGAFYVELGLASVMSSSEPKVPLSTCQLSISFSAPCVLTQNSQVLSIKLSPQKAMTTFEVLSSSNAVYAAGQVAKGLEGVVEESSISCQAIYQRCKSVISREELYEALSQVGFQYGSVFRQLSDVHYCQELKEAITSIKVNEETARDMYSYCIHPVLLDCFLQMTAVLTSRTLHSRAGFPSGIGSLVVLRPLQEEMMIYMRMSKSTGNCLEVCGCFVDKHGSVLAELKRVAITFMKGSSSRDNEFLFQNKWKEVSLSQTIGHLGFKPRVLVFADKFGIAEQLKKYLHPASRYVMYEGWDCLVEGDAQNKMRAEVKDYDEILFLWGIQKLNEDSPREAVDQLAKCCEAYRQVVVALREKRSRCSVRVITYRTTERYVDHINCGFALYGMTRACIVEFPEITFQLIDLSSSTSLDISMLADVLIKYKGGDYPEVCISQGRIYVSEIRRTPFVDADYMQPVRSLQKSQSFTLYTSDPYTAKDLSGELSTGAATQLDKQSVEIQVDKICLHSEDYFPISVSSCNFGNTLYWNSQAGDKHRLLALDFSGTVTATGSDVKKVKVGDHVVSCYPTAASSRVQIPATVCFHARKFPFLQNVPCVSYFIIAWEIFTQRLPKGKHGRTLGIITTEPSSVLCHVLSAAAEEMGWRTVLAKPTPNVLQYINLCSALVILSPINRLSQEDLAHMSFLKDVVIVCGSQQSECIQNVSEIDHENVSFHILAVARLFRKAPLKEVQKTIHAWISSMDMKWFRNLSGSVFQQTENFEGLNSVMSYFTCTSVPLAVLRRQKDISVLSDIPLYEPQKQLFKQNAVYVVAGGLTGLGFETVKFIAGNGGGCIAILSRRIPSSEKQEELRALQQQYKGSKVVSVQCDVTLSSDVEKAFQSIATTFVGSPIKGVFQSAVALHDGHLEVLKLADFHKVLSPKVAGTLNLHWATRDQELDYFVCYSSVASFLGNATQTNYAAANSFLDLFCLYRRNCGLSGQAINWGALNLGILLNQDLIQSILGSKGIDILQVHEIHDYLXKTLLINNPQQTVAKLNFHTLYHHVFTQIISLKSRFITLMSEDFKNKIEMSEEAEVPETACLKSEDYITSLMSDLTGVNADELTMNTALSSLGVDSMLAMTIQNRVFRERKVDIPIVKLLDPHTTLSSLVVLLEETSDADGTVEKKNAVVESAENGSWL, encoded by the exons ATGCATAATTGTTGGACTGGACTGACAGTGCTTCTGTCTTGTGCAG CGGAGATGGAGATCGAGACTGCAGATGAAGTTGCTATTGTTGGAATAGGATGCAACTTTCCTGGAG GAGATGGAATTGACAATTTCTGGAAAGTCCTGGTGGAAGGCAAAAACTGCACCGTAGAAATCCCCCCCGAGAGGTTTAACACCAAGGAGTGGTATGATGCCGATGGTAACAAGCCAGGAAAAATATGTACAACACGAGCTGCTCTTCTGGATGA ATTTAATTCATTTGACAACCACCTGTTTGGGATTAATAATATGGAGGCAGAACGCATGGATCCGCAACAGAAATTACTGATGGAGTGCACATACAAAGCCCTGGAGGATGCAGGAGTCCCTGTGGAATCTATCAGTGGCTCCAAAACAGGTGTTTTTATTG GTCTCATGAATCGAGACTATGAAATTATaaccagcagagctgtgagtgaAATAAATCATTATGATGGTACTGGAACAGCAATGAGCATTGCTGCCAACAGGGTCTCTTTCACATTTAATCTGACTGGACCATCTCTGACTGTCGACACTGCGtgttcatcttttctttttgctctgcaCTATGCCTTGCAAGCCATTAAATCAG GAGACTGTGAGGCAGCAATCTGTGGTGGGGTGAACTGCATCATCGACCCCCGCACCTTTGTATCTCTCACTAAAGCCAAAATGATCTCTCCAGAGGGCATAAGCAAACCCTTCTCCAAAAAAGCAGATGGCTATGGAAGGGGAGAAGGCTGTGGTGTTGTTTTCCTCAAACCACTGAAAAAG GCAAAGGAAGACTACAGTAAAATCTGGGGTGTTATAAACATCAGTGCAGTCAATCAGAATGGCAGATCCATAACTCCAATCACGAGGCCGTCCCAAATAGAGCAAGAGAAGTTACTGCGCAGCATTTATGGAAGTCGTGTTGATCCCTCAGTTGTGCAGTACATtgaagcccatggcacaggaaCTGCTGCTGGAGATCCTACAGAAGCTGAGAGCCTTGGTAATGTCATTAGCAAAACCAGGTGTTCCCGAGTTTCCATTCTGAAAATCGGTTCAGTGAAAGGAAATATTGGACACACTGaatcagctgctggagcagccgGGTTAATCAAAGTGCTCCTGATGATGCATCATGGAAAGATTGTTCCATCTTTGCATTACTCAAAGGAGATGAGCAGCATCGATACAGAGAAATTAAACCTTGCTGTTGCCACAGCTGTAGAGCCCTGGGAAGAATCCAGTGAGTATGGAAGAGTAGCTGGCATCAACTGCTTTGGATTTGGAGGAACCAATGCTCATGTTGTAGTCAGGCAGGTGAAGCAGCCAGAGCCTCTTCCTGCCTTTAAGAAGCCCCTGGAATTAgttctgctgtcagcagcatcCCCTAAGTCCCTTCAGATGACAATGGCCgacacagctgagcagctgagcGCAAGGAACTCCGTAACTCTCCCAAGCCTGGCCTATACCTCTGCCTGCAGAAGAAGCCACGCCAGCTACAGGTACCGAAAAGCATTTGTCACAAATTCCCTCCAACACTTGCAGCAAGAGCTGAGGTTGGCAGCGAGCACGGAACCTGCCATATCCAAAGCGGAACCACAGCTGGTGTTTGTGTTCTGCGGCAACGGCGTAACGCTGAAGGAGTTCAGTGAGGCACTGCTGAGCTCAGAGCCGGTGTTCAGAGACAAGT AGGAAATAGAAGACCTTTTTCAGCAGCACGCTGCCATCAGCCTCCTGCCAGCAAGAAATCATAGCCCAAAGGACTTGTTGAATCCAGAGTTTTCTCAGCCCTTGCTGTTTGCCCTGCAGGTTGCTGTAGCTTCCCTCCTGAAGCACTGGGGTATTAAGCCCGTTGCTGTTGTTGGCCACTCAGTGGGGGAAGTTGCTGCTGCACACATTGCTGGGTACCTGTCCCTGGCAGATGCTGTCAAAGTGATTTATCACCGGAGCAGGCTGCAGGCAAAGACTCCCAGCGGCAGAATGCTGGTGGTTGGAAACGTCCCCGTTGAAGAGATTGCTGAACGCCTGCATCCCTACTCAGGAAAGGTGTGCATTGCTGCTTTCAACAGCCCCATTTCCTGCACCTTGTCAGGGAGCGTAGAGGCTGTGGAAGCTGTCCAGAGAGAGTTAGCTGAAGCTTTCAGACAGAGAAACATCTTTCTTCATGTTTTAAATGTTCCAGCTGCGTACCACAGCCCCAGCATGGATATGATACTTGGcgagctggaggagcagataGAGCCTTTAGAAAAGCAGAAGGGGGAAATGGAAGTGATTTCGACACTGACTGGCGTGGCTGCATCTGAAAATGACTTTTCTCAGGGCAAATTCTGGGCGCAGCATACTCGTGAGCCTGTTGCTTTCACACGAGCCATCCAaactgcagccagaggcagggAAAACGTGGTGTTTGTGGAAATAAGTCCTCACCGAGCACTGCAGCGAAGCATAAAAGAAACGCTAGGGAAAGGCACAAAGGTGTTCTCCTCTTTGCAAACAGATGCAGAATATCAGACGCTCTTCACCCTGGTAGGAAATCTGTTTGAACTGGGATTTAATCCCAACTGGCAGCACTTTTATAACGGGTATCAAAGTGTTCCTGTGGCCATTCCACAATATCAATTTGATCGCCAAAAACTTATGAACTGTCTGGGTATCCATCAACAAGCAAACCAAAGAGGTGTCAGTGCCAGTCATTCTTTGATTTACGGTATAAACAGTGACAACTTGGAGTTTGGCTGCCTGGTGTCCCAGGAAACGACACCATACTTATATGAGCACAAGAACAATGGGGTGGCCTTAGTCCCTGGTGCTTTCTATGTGGAGCTTGGTCTGGCCTCTGTGATGAGCAGCTCAGAACCCAAAGTGCCTCTGAGCACTTGCCAGCTGAGTATCAGTTTTTCTGCACCATGTGTTCTTACACAGAATTCCCAGGTGCTGAGTATCAAGCTGAGTCCACAAAAAGCCATGACAACCTTTGAGGTTCTCTCTTCCTCCAACGCAGTTTATGCTGCTGGCCAAGTGGCCAAGGGGCTTGAAGGTGTGGTGGAAgaaagcagcatctcctgccaaGCCATCTATCAAAGATGCAAGTCAGTGATTAGCAGAGAGGAGCTTTATGAAGCACTGTCTCAGGTTGGCTTTCAGTATGGCTCCGTATTCAGGCAGCTCAGTGATGTGCATTACTGCCAGGAGCTAAAGGAAGCTATAACAAGCATAAAGGTGAATGAGGAGACCGCCAGAGACATGTACAGCTACTGTATCCACCCAGTGCTGCTCGACTGCTTTCTGCAGATGACCGCTGTCCTGACCTCAAGGACACTCCACTCCAGAGCAGGCTTTCCTTCAGGGATAGGCAGCCTGGTGGTGCTGCGCCCGCTGCAGGAGGAAATGATGATATACATGCGAATGAGCAAATCCACTGGGAACTGCCTTGAGGTCTGTGGATGCTTTGTGGACAAACACGGCTCTGTTTTGGCTGAGCTCAAGCGCGTTGCCATCACTTTCATGAAGGGATCGTCTTCCAGAGACAATGAgtttctgtttcaaaacaaatgGAAAGAAGTCTCTCTTTCACAGACAATTGGACATCTGGGGTTTAAGCCCAGAGTCCTTGTGTTTGCAGACAAATTTGGGATAGCTGAGCAGCTCAAAAAATACTTGCATCCTGCTTCGAGATATGTTATGTATGAAGGCTGGGATTGCCTCGTGGAAGGCGATGCACAGAACAAAATGAGAGCAGAGGTTAAGGATTATGATGAAATTCTCTTCCTGTGGGGAATCCAAAAGTTAAATGAAGATTCCCCAAGGGAAGCAGTAGATCAGTTAGCAAAGTGCTGCGAAGCGTATCGCCAGGTAGTGGTGGCACTAAGAGAGAAGAGGTCGCGCTGCTCCGTCAGAGTGATCACCTACAGAACAACAGAGAGATATGTGGACCACATTAACTGTGGGTTTGCATTGTATGGCATGACCAGAGCCTGTATTGTTGAATTTCCAGAAATCACATTTCAGTTGATTGACCTCAGCTCCTCCACTTCCCTGGACATCTCAATGTTAGCAGATGTTCTTATCAAGTACAAAGGTGGGGACTATCCAGAAGTCTGCATCAGCCAGGGAAGAATTTATGTGTCCGAAATCAGACGCACACCTTTTGTAGATGCAGATTACATGCAACCCGTAAGATCACTCCAGAAATCACAATCATTCACTTTGTACACTTCTGATCCATACACAGCAAAAGACTTGTCTGGGGAATTATCCACTGGTGCTGCAACTCAGCTTGACAAACAGAGTGTTGAAATTCAAGTGGATAAAATTTGTTTGCACTCAGAAGATTATTTTCCCATTAGTGTTTCTAGCTGTAACTTTGGTAATACACTGTATTGGAACTCCCAGGCAGGGGACAAACACAGGCTTCTAGCTCTTGATTTCAGTGGCACAGTCACTGCAACAGGCAGTGATGTGAAAAAAGTGAAAGTGGGAGATCACGTGGTTTCATGTTATCCCACTGCTGCATCTTCCAGAGTTCAGATTCCAGCAACAGTTTGTTTCCATGCAAGGAAATTCCCATTCCTCCAGAATGTCCCTTGTGTGTCATACTTCATCATTGCATGGGAAATCTTCACTCAGAGGTTACCCAAAGGCAAACATGGCAGAACATTGGGTATTATTACTACAGAGCCGTCCTCAGTTCTGTGCCACgtcctttctgcagcagcagaagagatgGGTTGGAGAACAGTCCTTGCAAAGCCCACTCCTAACGTGTTGCAGTATATCAACCTGTGCAGTGCCCTGGTTATTCTTTCTCCAATCAACAGACTGTCTCAGGAGGACCTGGCCCACATGTCCTTTCTTAAAGATGTGGTGATCGTGTGTGGCAGTCAACAGTCAGAATGCATCCAGAATGTCAGTGAAATTGATCATGAAAACGTCAGCTTTCATATCCTTGCCGTTGCCCGCCTTTTCCGGAAAGCACCTCTAAAGGAAGTGCAGAAGACCATACATGCCTGGATCAGTTCCATGGATATGAAATGGTTTAGAAATCTCTCAGGTTCTGTTTTTCAGCAGACTGAGAATTTTGAAGGGCTAAATTCTGTGATGTCCTATTTCACCTGCACTTCTGTCCCCCTTGCTGTCCTCAGAAGGCAGAAAGACATCAGTGTGCTTTCAGATATCCCATTGTACGAGCCCCAGAAGCAGCTGTTCAAGCAGAACGCTGTTTATGTAGTAGCTGGGGGGCTCACTGGACTTGGCTTTGAAACAGTGAAATTCAtagctgggaatgggggaggGTGTATTGCAATTCTGTCCAGGAGAATTCCCAGCAGTGAGAAGCAAGAAGAGTTAAGGGCTTTGCAGCAGCAGTACAAAGGGAGCAAAGTAGTGTCTGTGCAGTGTGATGTGACTTTGAGCAGTGATGTTGAGAAAGCTTTCCAGTCCATTGCCACCACCTTTGTGGGGAGTCCGATCAAAGGGGTGTTCCAAAGTGCTGTTGCTTTACATGATGGCCACCTTGAAGTGCTGAAGCTGGCTGACTTCCACAAAGTGCTGAGCCCAAAAGTAGCAGGGACCCTAAATCTTCACTGGGCTACCAGAGACCAGGAGCTTGACTACTTTGTGTGCTACTCCTCTGTTGCTTCCTTTCTGGGCAATGCCACCCAAACAAACTATGCAGCTGCAAACTCTTTCCTGGATCTCTTCTGCCTCTACAGGAGGAACTGTGGGCTCTCAGGCCAGGCCATTAACTGGGGTGCTTTGAACCTCGGCATTCTCCTCAACCAAGACCTCATTCAGAGCATTCTGGGATCCAAGGGCATAGACATTCTGCAAGTGCATGAAATTCATGACTATC AGAAGACCTTACTTATAAACAACCCGCAGCAAACTGTTGCCAAATTGAACTTTCACACTTTGTATCATCATGTTTTTACTCAGATTATTTCTCTCAAGAGTCGCTTCATAACACTTATGTCAGAAGATTTCAAGAACAAGATTGAAATGTCTGAGGAAGCTGAAGTCCCAGAGACTGCCTGTCTCAAATCAGAGGATTACATCACCTCACTGATGAGTGACCTCACAGGAGTGAATGCAGATGAACTAACCATGAATACGGCACTTTCATCTTTGGGCGTGGACTCTATGTTAGCCATGACAATTCAGAACCGTGTCTTTCGGGAGAGAAAGGTGGACATACCCATTGTGAAACTGCTTGATCCTCACACAACTCTGTCAAGTTTAGTGGTGTTGTTAGAAGAAACAAGCGATGCAGATGGAACAGTTGAAAAGAAGAATGCTGTGGTTGAAAGTGCAGAAAATGGGAGCTGGCTATAG